A genomic window from Ignavibacteria bacterium includes:
- a CDS encoding T9SS type A sorting domain-containing protein, with the protein MKTIAITFFLVLLIPLKAQSVLTLDAGTSLGVLTTADICAGIINGGGILYGDGTICGGLVSTGEVTNEMPLSFEVFSNYPNPFNPVTTVKYQIPAAGFVTVKLYDQLGREALKLFEGEQNTGFYSMVINAGGLASGIYFLKVSYNGIFKILKISLIK; encoded by the coding sequence TTGAAAACAATAGCAATAACATTTTTTCTTGTGCTGTTAATTCCGCTGAAGGCGCAAAGCGTTCTAACGCTTGATGCAGGGACATCGCTCGGGGTTTTAACAACCGCGGATATATGCGCGGGCATTATTAACGGAGGCGGTATACTGTACGGTGATGGCACAATTTGCGGCGGACTTGTCAGCACGGGAGAAGTAACAAACGAAATGCCCTTAAGTTTTGAGGTCTTCAGTAATTATCCCAATCCTTTTAATCCTGTAACAACAGTAAAATACCAGATTCCCGCAGCCGGTTTTGTAACAGTAAAGCTGTATGACCAGCTTGGCCGTGAAGCCTTGAAATTATTTGAAGGAGAGCAAAATACCGGCTTTTACAGCATGGTTATAAATGCAGGCGGACTTGCTTCGGGAATTTATTTTTTGAAGGTCAGTTATAACGGAATTTTTAAAATATTAAAGATCAGTTTAATAAAGTAA
- a CDS encoding tail fiber domain-containing protein, translating to MTRNIFSAVIALIVFSAAAFSQNINGKLGTGGQFIIRDTAATYLSLAQNTGYLSLNRSLVLPLTISSGTGIIFKGSSRFLHDYKGTGTSGENLFLGLNSGNFTLSGTGSEGSYNIAVGSNILSMLTTGYANCGIGSQALMMNTSGYQNTALGRYTMYSNTTGYNNTAMGYQVLYNSTTALQNTAVGTQSMFNNLTGNNNSAFGYYSLYSNQTGIRNTALGFTALYGNVSGNENTAVGNQSLYNLTAGNNNIGIGSDAQVPSNTGSNQVRIGNTLISYAGVQVAWTITSDRKWKENIKSSELGLSFISKLRPVSYFRKNDQGKRTEYGFIAQDVEETLMEEGIKTSGIISKDDNGNYEMRYNDLFAPMVKAIQELQAQNDELKNENTKLSAEIQSLNMLKDKLTRLEETVKELSGVKNASMTENEK from the coding sequence TTGACCAGAAACATTTTTTCAGCGGTTATTGCGCTGATAGTTTTTTCAGCAGCCGCCTTCAGCCAGAACATTAACGGCAAGCTTGGTACAGGCGGACAGTTTATAATCAGAGATACAGCCGCAACATATCTTTCGCTGGCGCAGAATACTGGGTATCTTTCGCTTAACAGAAGCCTTGTACTTCCGCTCACAATTTCATCAGGTACCGGAATAATCTTCAAAGGCTCATCGCGGTTCCTGCATGATTACAAAGGTACGGGCACTTCAGGCGAAAATCTTTTCCTCGGGTTAAACAGCGGAAACTTTACGCTTAGCGGTACCGGAAGCGAAGGCAGCTATAATATTGCAGTTGGTTCCAATATTTTGAGCATGCTTACAACCGGATATGCAAACTGCGGTATTGGTTCGCAGGCGCTTATGATGAATACATCAGGCTACCAGAATACAGCACTGGGCAGGTACACCATGTACAGCAATACAACAGGCTATAATAATACCGCAATGGGTTACCAGGTACTTTACAATTCCACAACAGCTTTGCAGAACACTGCTGTTGGTACGCAATCCATGTTCAATAATTTAACCGGGAATAACAATTCTGCTTTTGGATATTACTCATTGTACAGCAATCAAACCGGGATCAGAAATACTGCATTGGGCTTTACTGCGCTCTACGGCAATGTTTCCGGCAATGAAAACACAGCAGTCGGAAACCAGTCGCTATATAATCTGACCGCCGGCAATAATAATATTGGTATAGGCAGCGATGCCCAGGTGCCCAGCAATACCGGCAGCAACCAGGTTAGAATAGGCAATACCCTGATATCCTATGCAGGTGTTCAGGTTGCGTGGACTATCACAAGCGACAGAAAATGGAAAGAAAATATAAAGAGCTCAGAGCTTGGACTGAGTTTTATCAGCAAACTTCGGCCCGTATCTTACTTCAGAAAAAATGATCAGGGTAAAAGAACCGAATACGGCTTTATTGCCCAGGATGTTGAAGAGACCCTTATGGAAGAAGGAATAAAGACCTCCGGAATTATCTCCAAAGATGATAACGGCAATTATGAAATGCGATACAATGATCTTTTTGCGCCGATGGTAAAAGCTATTCAGGAGCTTCAAGCTCAAAATGATGAGCTGAAGAATGAGAACACAAAGCTTTCTGCGGAAATTCAGTCACTGAACATGCTTAAAGATAAGCTTACCCGCCTTGAAGAAACTGTAAAAGAGCTCTCCGGGGTAAAGAACGCTTCAATGACTGAAAACGAAAAGTAG